Proteins encoded within one genomic window of Bradyrhizobium sp. 186:
- a CDS encoding RidA family protein, with protein MRILQPAEWSKPRGFSHGVVVEGPGRWVVLAGQTGGDETGNYAPDMAAQVATALKRIIKLLAEAGAGPEHIVRLTWYLTSRSEYVAAGAGIGAAWKETLGRNFPPSTLLYIGGLVDDRAKVEIEVTAFVPNA; from the coding sequence ATGCGCATCTTGCAGCCGGCCGAATGGTCGAAACCGCGCGGCTTTTCACATGGCGTGGTGGTGGAAGGGCCGGGGCGTTGGGTGGTGCTGGCCGGGCAGACCGGTGGCGACGAGACCGGCAACTACGCGCCGGATATGGCGGCCCAGGTCGCAACCGCGCTGAAGCGGATCATCAAGCTGCTTGCGGAGGCTGGCGCCGGCCCTGAGCACATCGTCCGCCTGACCTGGTATCTGACCAGCCGCAGCGAATACGTGGCCGCAGGCGCCGGCATCGGCGCGGCCTGGAAGGAGACGCTCGGGCGCAATTTCCCGCCCTCGACGCTGCTCTACATCGGCGGGCTGGTGGATGATCGTGCCAAGGTCGAGATCGAGGTGACGGCGTTCGTCCCAAACGCATAA